One genomic region from Metallosphaera tengchongensis encodes:
- the nurA gene encoding DNA double-strand break repair nuclease NurA, producing MIEKVYEELVVNAQNIAGKLNVTKEELTEELGSIVQGNWKEFVPSSPTRKKFMAVDGGEFVKELRAGTVFVLNAEALITEGINVVDMAQDVRSGVFRPGNKARERVGELMNLMELKLALENGEKVDWILMDGSVKMKLGDVKPLEGKLTFEEGKINSLKHQDESIMLTHLVYEKQVYMARLLSRYGTKLAWISKMNKSRDLFRHEISDIAILETLTVKMGRTPTTCRPLIKGEIDLEDERRDLENFQVCSFYARLEDQERVLRIDVMTSDEEGIQTLMNDLYHISVKGYPYPLVKVHFDVKISYNDRSRIIEILNLKRKRSVDWWPGQFY from the coding sequence GTGATAGAGAAGGTCTATGAGGAACTGGTTGTAAATGCTCAAAATATAGCGGGTAAGCTCAACGTCACTAAGGAGGAACTAACTGAGGAGCTAGGGTCTATAGTCCAGGGTAATTGGAAGGAATTTGTCCCTTCGAGTCCAACAAGGAAGAAATTCATGGCTGTTGATGGTGGAGAATTTGTAAAGGAATTGAGGGCTGGGACGGTGTTTGTGCTTAACGCTGAAGCGTTGATCACGGAGGGAATAAACGTAGTGGATATGGCTCAGGACGTGAGGTCCGGGGTCTTTAGGCCTGGGAATAAAGCTAGGGAGAGGGTTGGGGAGCTGATGAACCTGATGGAACTGAAGTTGGCACTTGAGAATGGAGAGAAGGTCGACTGGATACTCATGGACGGTAGCGTTAAGATGAAACTAGGTGATGTGAAACCTTTGGAAGGGAAATTAACCTTCGAGGAGGGAAAGATCAATTCCCTAAAGCATCAGGACGAGAGTATTATGCTAACACACTTAGTTTATGAAAAGCAGGTCTACATGGCCAGGCTACTGAGCAGATATGGAACCAAGCTAGCGTGGATATCTAAGATGAACAAATCGAGAGATCTGTTTCGTCACGAGATTTCGGATATCGCGATCCTTGAGACTTTAACCGTTAAAATGGGAAGGACGCCAACAACTTGTAGACCTCTCATTAAGGGAGAAATTGACTTAGAGGACGAGCGAAGGGACCTTGAGAACTTCCAGGTCTGTAGCTTTTACGCTAGGCTCGAGGATCAGGAAAGGGTCCTCAGAATTGACGTCATGACTTCAGACGAGGAGGGTATACAAACTCTCATGAATGACCTGTATCACATATCTGTAAAGGGCTACCCTTATCCCTTAGTAAAAGTCCATTTTGATGTAAAAATATCTTACAACGACAGGTCCAGAATAATTGAGATCTTGAACCTCAAGAGGAAAAGAAGTGTGGATTGGTGGCCTGGACAGTTCTATTGA
- a CDS encoding AAA family ATPase: MRIEKLSLRDFLSHERTEVTFKGDINVIIGHNGAGKSSLVDGILFALFRDARGKQEELVKKGKTTSEVELWLKDQLSSVYVKRVIPTSKSDQVLINGRLEARSANEVTRKIERLGLDEKVLPATVFVKQGDIESIFDSLTDVLKKIMKITNLEKLTESGGRIPSLIKEYDTRIKLSERDRQDLNKIQSEREQEEKKITELQERISSLKGERSKLEEEKGKLEKEIEELGKKKEMFIKLDQTRRNVISERERIISELKDLENVERDISETQREIERLEALRGKREILTQLEEKTERKLELEKSVKVYRQRKEKLESDVKLKESLEPVYREYVRLKEDKEKLGKSHDMYLSLSSALNEKRDALKKEQRKLDLIPTHRDLELIDKELKSTEGEITELNEEISSLANEKKQLEKSVESLKTAKGGKCPVCNGPLDDLHRRELLEEYTQRIKDIEGKVYKLRASLTSLQGKRENLEKELMEAKRLEDRKRDSMENVNKLSTEIKSLEDKVEELRRDEESYINVDRRLKEIEQKAVKYLTVANASREELESIEMEIASMDQRLFDIENDIENLRKQLGDVTAKDIEESERKLSSLKERLSLLQSKLGRKRVLSDRLETLEDEQRRVEGELASLNFNAQVLERKNNELKVLLAQLETLSRDEATEEGRLTSSMQNLERIRKTEEEIKERLLEVSKFERAKERLERLRKVLGEGMLQSYLISTLKGRIENNLNDIVSMFNLSFVRIEIIIEQTRSLTGKVNLSVRTPAGQTLSINMLSGGERIAIALGLRLAIAKTLMGELGFMILDEPTIHLDSQRRAELLEVIRESMNVVPQIIVVTHDEEVLRIADFVIRVEKVGESSRVKEEIPQ, translated from the coding sequence ATGAGGATAGAGAAATTGAGCCTTAGGGATTTCCTAAGCCACGAGAGGACTGAAGTGACCTTCAAAGGGGATATTAACGTCATAATTGGTCACAACGGAGCAGGCAAAAGTTCCCTAGTGGATGGAATACTGTTTGCCCTCTTTAGGGACGCTAGGGGTAAACAGGAAGAACTTGTAAAGAAAGGGAAGACCACCTCTGAAGTCGAACTTTGGTTGAAGGATCAGCTCTCTTCAGTTTACGTCAAGAGAGTAATACCAACCAGCAAATCCGATCAGGTTTTAATTAACGGGAGACTCGAGGCTAGATCAGCTAACGAAGTCACGAGGAAAATTGAGAGGTTGGGACTAGATGAGAAAGTTCTGCCTGCCACAGTATTTGTAAAACAAGGTGATATTGAATCCATTTTTGATAGCCTTACTGATGTACTTAAAAAGATAATGAAAATTACAAATTTAGAAAAACTTACTGAATCTGGAGGAAGGATTCCTAGCCTAATCAAGGAATACGACACCAGGATTAAACTTTCAGAGAGGGATAGACAGGATCTAAATAAAATTCAAAGCGAAAGGGAGCAAGAGGAGAAAAAGATAACAGAATTGCAGGAGAGGATTTCTAGTCTAAAGGGTGAGCGCTCCAAGTTAGAGGAGGAGAAAGGCAAACTTGAGAAGGAGATTGAAGAGCTAGGGAAGAAGAAGGAAATGTTTATAAAACTGGATCAGACTAGAAGGAACGTAATCTCGGAAAGGGAGAGGATCATCTCGGAGCTCAAGGACTTGGAGAACGTGGAGAGAGACATAAGTGAGACTCAACGTGAGATAGAGAGATTAGAGGCTTTGAGAGGGAAAAGGGAGATCCTCACCCAGTTGGAGGAAAAAACAGAGAGGAAACTGGAACTGGAGAAGAGCGTCAAGGTCTATCGACAGAGGAAGGAGAAGTTGGAATCAGACGTCAAGCTGAAGGAGTCCCTGGAACCCGTCTATAGGGAATACGTTAGGCTAAAGGAGGATAAGGAAAAACTGGGAAAATCCCACGACATGTACTTGTCCTTGAGTAGTGCTCTTAACGAAAAGAGGGACGCATTGAAGAAGGAACAGAGGAAGCTAGATCTCATTCCTACACACAGGGACTTAGAACTAATAGACAAGGAGTTGAAGTCTACAGAGGGGGAGATCACTGAGCTGAACGAGGAGATCAGCTCCCTCGCCAACGAGAAGAAACAGTTGGAGAAAAGTGTAGAGTCCCTTAAGACAGCTAAGGGCGGAAAGTGTCCAGTTTGTAACGGTCCACTCGACGACCTTCACAGGAGGGAGCTTTTGGAGGAATATACCCAACGGATAAAGGACATAGAGGGAAAAGTTTACAAGCTCAGGGCATCTCTCACCTCCTTGCAGGGTAAGAGGGAAAATCTAGAGAAGGAACTAATGGAAGCCAAGAGGTTAGAGGACAGGAAAAGAGATTCCATGGAAAATGTCAACAAACTGTCCACCGAGATAAAATCGTTAGAGGATAAGGTAGAGGAACTCAGGAGAGATGAAGAGAGCTACATAAACGTGGACAGGAGACTCAAAGAGATAGAGCAAAAGGCCGTGAAGTACCTTACAGTAGCCAATGCCAGTAGGGAGGAACTAGAGAGCATAGAGATGGAGATAGCTTCGATGGACCAGAGATTATTCGATATCGAAAATGATATCGAAAATCTAAGGAAACAGTTGGGGGACGTTACCGCTAAAGATATAGAGGAGTCTGAGAGGAAACTGAGCTCCCTTAAGGAGAGACTGTCCCTGCTTCAATCCAAGCTGGGGAGAAAGCGAGTGTTATCGGATAGGCTGGAAACACTGGAAGACGAACAGAGGAGGGTAGAGGGGGAGCTGGCTTCCCTTAACTTCAATGCGCAAGTCCTAGAAAGAAAAAACAATGAGCTGAAGGTTCTTCTCGCTCAGTTGGAGACTTTAAGTAGAGATGAGGCTACAGAGGAAGGGAGATTGACTTCATCTATGCAGAACTTAGAGAGGATAAGGAAAACAGAGGAGGAGATCAAGGAGAGGTTGTTAGAGGTAAGTAAGTTTGAGAGGGCAAAGGAGAGGCTTGAGAGGCTCAGGAAAGTTCTAGGTGAAGGTATGTTACAGTCCTACTTGATATCCACGCTGAAGGGCAGAATAGAGAACAATCTAAACGATATAGTTTCAATGTTCAACCTGTCCTTCGTGAGGATTGAAATAATAATCGAACAGACTAGGTCGCTGACTGGTAAGGTGAACCTATCAGTTCGTACACCGGCAGGGCAAACTCTATCCATCAATATGCTTAGCGGTGGGGAAAGGATAGCTATAGCTTTAGGCTTAAGGTTAGCGATAGCCAAAACCTTGATGGGAGAACTAGGTTTTATGATCCTAGATGAGCCCACAATACATTTGGACTCCCAGAGGAGGGCTGAACTCCTCGAAGTGATAAGGGAATCTATGAACGTAGTACCTCAAATAATAGTAGTGACGCATGATGAGGAGGTTCTCAGGATAGCTGATTTCGTTATAAGGGTCGAGAAGGTGGGAGAGAGTAGTAGGGTAAAGGAGGAGATACCCCAGTGA
- the mre11 gene encoding DNA double-strand break repair protein Mre11, with amino-acid sequence MQFLHISDTHLGKRIYNLDSREQDVYDAFSQLTDIIKREHVKVVVHTGDLFDVYKPSNKSIKFFIDRVKPLRDSGVAFLNIPGDHDTPKVREEIYTQRILGESLGLIRLLMGDQDPRYYEHVEDNLKVRFYGVRHHSNVSRDSLVNLLNNLKPEGDRNVLMLHQGIKPLLPYDSSWELEIESLPKGFQYYASGHIHTRVLNRMPDGSIFGIAGSPEIMRNEEIEGWKKLGKGAYLVDLSKKEPSVQPINVEVRPQEIIHVDVSEIDKTILDIKSRYVGLQRKPILHIVLEGDSNKKSYAVKKLVELKDIAEHYRYDDRTVDPNMKTVRAEQTGTVSELISGYLKQQGYTQGEVDLILEIINKYDSDDADELLRKFAEGQK; translated from the coding sequence TTGCAGTTCCTTCATATCTCCGATACTCATCTCGGCAAGAGAATATACAACTTGGACTCCAGGGAACAGGACGTGTATGACGCTTTTTCCCAGCTTACTGATATAATCAAGAGGGAACACGTCAAGGTAGTAGTCCATACTGGGGATCTTTTCGACGTGTACAAACCCAGCAACAAGTCCATAAAGTTCTTTATAGATAGGGTTAAACCCCTGAGGGACTCAGGTGTGGCTTTCCTTAATATTCCAGGGGATCACGACACCCCAAAAGTAAGGGAGGAGATTTACACCCAGAGGATTCTGGGAGAGTCCTTGGGTCTCATCAGGCTACTCATGGGGGATCAGGATCCAAGGTACTACGAACACGTAGAAGATAACCTCAAGGTGAGATTCTATGGTGTGAGACATCACAGTAACGTGTCAAGGGACTCTTTAGTCAACCTCCTCAACAACTTGAAACCGGAGGGAGATAGGAACGTGTTAATGCTCCACCAGGGGATAAAACCCCTTTTACCCTACGACTCCTCATGGGAGTTGGAGATAGAGTCCCTCCCCAAGGGATTTCAGTATTACGCTAGCGGACACATCCACACTAGGGTTCTAAATAGGATGCCCGATGGAAGTATCTTTGGCATTGCCGGATCTCCGGAAATCATGAGAAACGAGGAGATTGAGGGTTGGAAGAAGCTGGGAAAGGGAGCTTACCTCGTGGACTTGAGCAAGAAGGAACCTAGCGTCCAACCAATAAACGTAGAAGTCAGGCCTCAAGAGATAATTCATGTGGATGTCTCGGAAATAGATAAGACAATCTTGGATATCAAAAGCAGATATGTAGGTCTCCAGAGGAAGCCTATACTCCACATTGTCCTAGAGGGGGACTCCAACAAAAAGAGCTACGCCGTCAAGAAGCTAGTCGAGTTGAAAGATATTGCTGAACACTATAGATATGACGATAGGACCGTTGATCCAAACATGAAGACGGTAAGGGCAGAACAGACGGGAACGGTCTCAGAACTCATATCAGGCTACCTTAAGCAACAGGGGTATACCCAGGGAGAGGTAGACCTCATACTTGAGATCATTAATAAGTACGATTCAGACGACGCTGACGAACTCTTGCGGAAATTCGCGGAGGGTCAAAAATGA
- the herA gene encoding DNA double-strand break repair helicase HerA → MNVGYVIGESSPEEALMLAERPVRVGRYVVLEYDGMRVIGLVTSVFRGSPLLDPTLNDVKIVQRLKTLDTSIPQFVKATVKLLYEMNTGTLPDMPPGPGTPVRFAQEEELKDIFAEGDITIGTVIGVNIPVNIKVNSLSRHLAILAATGSGKSNTVAVLSQSLANIGGAVVIFDYHGEYYNSDIQNLNPIEAKLNPLYLTPREFATLLELRSNAIIQYRFLRNAFTTYVSEIRQKIKEGNVDYSELNANFAQDIIDKVNELAGGENQRNQKDSALEVINKIEEFVDRYEGIIDLTVPDIPSRIRHSSVNVISINHLDEDAMDAIVSHYLRRILDSRKEFKHRRTGLSFPVVAVIEEAHVFISKTEDTLTKYQASKIAREGRKFGVSMVIVSQRPKGLDETILSQMTNKIILRMVEPTDKKYVLEASDNLTEDLVEQLSSLGIGEAIVIGNLVKLPAFVKVAKFPGRLGGSDPDLKGEWNALKERKIETEFG, encoded by the coding sequence ATGAATGTGGGCTACGTTATAGGAGAGTCCTCCCCAGAGGAGGCTCTAATGCTAGCGGAGAGACCAGTCAGAGTGGGAAGGTATGTGGTGTTGGAGTATGACGGAATGAGGGTAATAGGCTTAGTGACGTCGGTCTTCCGGGGTAGCCCTTTGCTAGACCCCACGCTTAATGATGTGAAGATAGTCCAAAGGTTAAAGACCTTGGACACCTCAATTCCCCAGTTCGTAAAGGCTACAGTTAAACTCCTTTACGAGATGAACACCGGTACTTTGCCGGATATGCCTCCTGGTCCTGGTACTCCAGTCAGGTTCGCTCAAGAGGAGGAGCTGAAGGACATCTTTGCTGAAGGAGATATAACCATAGGTACCGTCATAGGAGTCAACATCCCAGTTAACATAAAAGTGAACTCTCTCTCTAGGCACTTAGCTATCTTGGCAGCTACGGGAAGCGGAAAATCCAACACGGTCGCAGTCCTATCGCAGTCTCTAGCAAACATTGGTGGTGCTGTGGTCATTTTTGACTATCACGGTGAGTATTACAACTCCGATATACAGAATCTAAATCCTATAGAGGCAAAATTAAATCCTTTATATCTTACTCCGAGGGAGTTTGCAACATTATTAGAACTGAGATCGAATGCTATTATACAGTATAGATTTTTAAGGAATGCATTCACCACTTACGTCTCTGAAATCAGACAGAAAATTAAGGAAGGTAATGTGGATTACTCTGAACTGAATGCCAATTTTGCTCAGGATATTATTGACAAGGTGAATGAATTAGCTGGTGGTGAAAATCAAAGGAACCAGAAGGACTCTGCGCTTGAGGTCATAAACAAAATAGAGGAGTTTGTGGACAGGTATGAAGGTATTATCGATCTCACCGTCCCTGACATTCCCTCCAGAATAAGGCATTCATCGGTTAATGTAATTAGTATAAACCACCTCGATGAGGATGCCATGGACGCTATAGTTTCCCACTATCTGAGGAGGATTTTGGACTCAAGGAAGGAGTTCAAGCACAGGAGGACCGGGCTGAGTTTCCCAGTGGTGGCTGTGATTGAGGAGGCACACGTTTTCATTTCAAAGACAGAGGATACACTAACCAAATATCAGGCCTCGAAGATAGCAAGGGAAGGGAGAAAGTTCGGCGTAAGTATGGTCATAGTCAGCCAGAGGCCTAAGGGCTTAGACGAGACCATCCTGAGTCAGATGACCAACAAGATCATTTTAAGAATGGTCGAACCTACAGATAAGAAGTACGTACTTGAGGCAAGCGACAACCTTACTGAGGACCTGGTTGAGCAATTGTCTTCCTTGGGGATAGGGGAGGCCATTGTTATTGGTAATTTAGTGAAGTTGCCTGCCTTTGTGAAAGTAGCGAAGTTTCCTGGAAGACTTGGAGGCTCAGACCCCGACCTTAAGGGTGAGTGGAACGCATTGAAGGAAAGGAAAATTGAAACGGAGTTTGGGTGA
- a CDS encoding NAD(P)H-hydrate dehydratase: protein MITTSKMRALEINSEAFGVSTLQLMENAGRSVADEIEREVEVKNSKVVIFVGHGGKGGDGLVAGRHLSERGAKVEIVLLGEIKHKDSVTNLQSILDMDFSVSLRNFEEVEGLDLNGDVLVDAMLGTGVRGKIREPFKSAIKLFNQLRGFKVSIDVPSGLDPDTGKDLGESVKPDLVVTFHDMKQGLLRTDFKVVVKRIGIPPEASLYAGPGDLMVNLKPREMKSKKGIGGRVLVVGGSETFSGAPTLSALSSLRTGADLVYVASPERTAEIISSYSPDLITIKLEGRNFNEKNVEQLTQWVEKANVVVFGPGLGLSEDAVRATPTFVEHVLKMGKPLVLDADGLKIMKGSKLSRNVVITPHPGEFKIYFGTEPSASERERIEQVMDKARECNCVVLLKGYLDVISDGTSFKLNKAGNPGMTAGGTGDTLTGIVATFVAQGIDPFTSAYMGALVNSLAGTLAYSELGPHITASDIVQKIPAVLSNPIEAFKKRVYKRVITS from the coding sequence ATGATAACAACCTCTAAAATGAGGGCACTGGAGATAAACTCAGAGGCCTTTGGAGTTTCAACTCTCCAACTAATGGAAAACGCTGGTAGGTCTGTGGCGGATGAGATAGAGAGAGAGGTTGAGGTGAAGAACTCTAAGGTTGTGATATTCGTAGGTCACGGAGGTAAGGGCGGGGACGGCTTAGTTGCAGGTAGGCATCTATCGGAAAGGGGAGCTAAAGTCGAGATTGTCCTTCTTGGCGAGATCAAACATAAGGACAGCGTTACTAACCTTCAGTCCATACTAGATATGGATTTCTCCGTATCCTTGAGGAACTTCGAGGAAGTTGAAGGGTTAGATCTAAACGGGGATGTCCTTGTGGACGCTATGCTTGGGACTGGGGTTAGGGGCAAGATCAGGGAGCCGTTTAAGAGTGCCATTAAGCTTTTCAACCAACTTAGGGGTTTTAAGGTGTCAATTGACGTTCCTTCTGGGCTTGATCCTGATACTGGGAAGGACTTGGGCGAGTCCGTGAAACCCGATCTCGTAGTCACATTCCACGATATGAAACAGGGTCTCTTGCGGACTGACTTTAAGGTAGTTGTCAAAAGGATAGGCATCCCCCCTGAAGCTTCCCTTTACGCTGGACCAGGGGATCTCATGGTGAATTTGAAGCCAAGAGAAATGAAAAGTAAGAAGGGAATTGGGGGGAGGGTCCTCGTTGTGGGAGGTAGTGAGACTTTCTCTGGAGCCCCCACACTATCAGCGCTGTCTAGTCTAAGGACAGGGGCTGACTTAGTTTACGTAGCTTCCCCAGAGAGGACGGCTGAGATAATATCATCTTACTCACCTGATTTAATTACAATAAAACTAGAGGGAAGGAATTTTAATGAGAAAAACGTCGAGCAGTTGACCCAGTGGGTCGAGAAGGCAAACGTGGTTGTATTTGGTCCTGGCCTAGGCTTAAGCGAGGACGCTGTAAGGGCCACGCCTACTTTCGTTGAACACGTGTTGAAAATGGGTAAACCATTGGTACTTGACGCTGACGGGTTAAAGATTATGAAGGGCTCCAAGCTCTCAAGGAACGTGGTAATTACTCCACACCCTGGGGAGTTCAAGATATATTTCGGGACTGAGCCTTCAGCTAGTGAAAGGGAAAGGATAGAACAAGTTATGGACAAAGCTAGGGAATGTAATTGTGTGGTACTTCTCAAAGGTTACTTGGACGTAATTAGCGACGGCACCAGTTTCAAGCTGAATAAGGCTGGGAATCCAGGGATGACAGCAGGAGGAACTGGAGATACACTCACCGGGATCGTTGCGACTTTCGTGGCACAAGGCATCGACCCGTTCACCTCTGCCTACATGGGGGCTTTAGTTAACAGCTTAGCTGGTACCTTAGCTTACTCGGAATTAGGTCCTCACATTACTGCATCAGACATAGTGCAGAAAATCCCCGCGGTTCTTTCCAATCCCATCGAGGCTTTCAAAAAGAGGGTGTACAAAAGGGTCATAACTTCTTGA
- a CDS encoding peroxiredoxin: protein MLNTGEKSPEFEAESSLGRVKLSNLRGKKVVLYFYPKSFTPGCTREIQRFVELYDEFKKLNAEVLGVSVDSVETQKRFSEKYGAKFPVVSDKEKKISAAYGVLNDKGTSAQRVTFIIDEKGVIRSVLKNLKKAEDHADLALDELKKL from the coding sequence ATGTTAAACACAGGAGAAAAATCTCCAGAATTTGAGGCCGAGTCCTCCTTAGGGAGGGTGAAGTTGTCAAACCTTAGGGGAAAGAAAGTGGTTCTTTATTTTTACCCTAAATCCTTCACCCCTGGGTGCACTAGGGAGATTCAAAGGTTTGTGGAGCTCTACGACGAGTTTAAGAAGCTGAACGCAGAAGTTTTGGGAGTCAGCGTTGACTCTGTGGAGACTCAGAAAAGGTTTAGCGAGAAGTATGGTGCTAAGTTTCCAGTGGTGTCAGATAAGGAAAAGAAAATATCTGCTGCATATGGCGTTCTTAACGACAAGGGAACAAGTGCCCAAAGGGTTACCTTTATAATAGATGAAAAGGGGGTAATAAGGTCAGTCCTCAAGAACCTAAAGAAGGCTGAGGATCATGCTGACCTAGCCCTAGATGAGCTCAAGAAGTTATGA
- the ppcA gene encoding phosphoenolpyruvate carboxylase, protein MRKIPRTMSTQHPDNALVPDWAKGEVIEGESEVIEAYYSFSTLGVNEVMWDAEGKDVDTHVVRKLFSEFGEYFKSNLLGEDIFLTYRIPNPKIEGAERKVFAETMESIPVTFDVAEKFYGRKIVPVFEVILPFTTEDLDIISVAKYYEKAVAMEEDIQLYDNVNVRDLVGEIFPKRIEVIPLIEDKNSLLKTSKIVEGYYNAIKPSYMRVFIARSDPAMNYGMLTAVLLAKHALSSIAKLSSKLGIPIYPIIGVGSLPFRGHLNPENYQRVMEEYEGVYTFTIQSAFKYDYDENQVKGAISHINREQVKDPKILSVEEEKIVESIINKYTARYQPVIEEMADLINLVAIYMPKRRARKLHISLFGYARSTGKVILPRAITFVGSLYSVGIPPEIIGLSSLGELKEEEWEVLEDNYKFLKNDLQRASEFVNPESLSTLSSYGLLSEETSKKIREDMLFLESTMGVKVGPRGYESKKHALLSQLLTLSLKERRYDEARQYIREMAMIRKSIG, encoded by the coding sequence ATGAGGAAGATTCCCAGGACAATGTCTACCCAACACCCCGACAACGCCTTGGTTCCCGATTGGGCAAAAGGGGAGGTTATAGAGGGGGAGAGCGAGGTCATTGAGGCATATTACTCCTTTTCCACCTTAGGAGTTAATGAAGTTATGTGGGACGCCGAGGGCAAAGACGTAGATACGCATGTGGTTAGAAAACTCTTCTCTGAGTTTGGTGAATACTTCAAGTCCAACCTTCTTGGGGAAGATATATTTCTAACTTATAGGATTCCAAACCCTAAAATCGAAGGTGCAGAAAGAAAAGTCTTCGCGGAGACCATGGAAAGCATACCCGTAACCTTTGATGTTGCTGAGAAGTTCTACGGTAGAAAGATAGTTCCTGTGTTTGAGGTAATTTTACCCTTTACCACGGAGGATCTGGACATTATCTCAGTTGCCAAATATTACGAAAAAGCCGTAGCTATGGAGGAGGACATACAACTTTACGACAACGTCAACGTAAGGGACTTGGTGGGAGAAATTTTTCCGAAGCGAATAGAAGTTATCCCTCTCATTGAGGACAAGAACTCCCTCCTAAAAACGTCAAAAATAGTGGAAGGATATTACAATGCCATAAAGCCATCTTACATGAGGGTCTTCATTGCCAGATCCGATCCTGCCATGAACTATGGAATGCTCACTGCAGTATTACTGGCTAAACATGCATTAAGTTCCATAGCTAAACTTTCGAGCAAACTCGGGATACCTATCTATCCGATCATTGGGGTAGGATCCTTACCCTTCAGAGGGCACCTAAACCCCGAAAATTATCAGAGGGTCATGGAGGAATATGAGGGAGTTTACACGTTTACAATACAATCTGCGTTCAAGTACGACTACGATGAAAACCAGGTGAAGGGTGCAATCTCCCACATCAATAGGGAACAAGTAAAGGACCCCAAAATCCTAAGCGTAGAGGAAGAGAAGATAGTTGAGAGCATTATAAACAAGTACACTGCCAGGTATCAGCCAGTAATTGAAGAGATGGCTGACCTGATCAACCTAGTCGCGATTTATATGCCTAAAAGAAGGGCTAGAAAACTACACATAAGCCTATTTGGATACGCTAGGAGCACCGGAAAAGTGATCCTCCCAAGGGCCATCACTTTCGTGGGATCTCTGTATAGCGTTGGAATACCACCTGAAATTATTGGTCTCTCGTCCCTTGGTGAACTGAAGGAAGAGGAGTGGGAGGTATTAGAGGATAACTATAAGTTCCTTAAAAACGACCTTCAGAGAGCTTCTGAGTTCGTCAACCCTGAGAGCCTATCCACTCTCTCAAGTTACGGCCTTTTAAGTGAGGAGACTTCAAAGAAGATAAGGGAGGACATGCTCTTCCTTGAGTCCACCATGGGTGTAAAAGTCGGTCCTAGGGGTTACGAATCAAAGAAACATGCGTTACTATCTCAGCTCCTTACCCTTTCCCTTAAGGAAAGGAGGTATGACGAGGCTAGGCAGTACATCAGAGAGATGGCTATGATAAGGAAATCAATTGGATGA
- a CDS encoding amidase — translation MSLERLNSVYNAFITIQTRKEAVGPLSGLTFGVKDIIETKGIRTTAGSRLLEGYIPKSDAWIVRRILDLGGEILGKTNTHEFAIGATNTSSVAGPARNPRDPERISGGSSGGSAVAVALKMTDIGVGSDTGGSVRIPASLCGVIGFKPTYGIIPTQGVIPFSWSLDTLGFLTRDVETMWNTLNWVIPQENKKVLLSTSKTEIRVGLFLFDESQISRLMLEKVREFFPNFKELHLPLMERLGSEVRRTIASSEGSSYHLSNLNSRAELYFPDVRESLESGLRVRAVDYINALRVRRLILEEYVKAFEEVDVVVSPTTKITAPKISEVVGREKEYRSKLVANTELFNLVGAPSLSVPFMEVEGLPVGLMLSGMPFADGTVLDLARYILSSN, via the coding sequence ATGTCATTAGAGAGGTTAAATTCAGTCTACAACGCGTTCATAACCATTCAGACTAGGAAGGAGGCCGTAGGTCCCCTTTCTGGACTTACATTTGGTGTTAAGGATATCATTGAGACTAAAGGGATTAGAACTACAGCTGGTTCCAGGTTGCTAGAGGGCTATATTCCTAAAAGTGATGCGTGGATAGTAAGGAGAATCCTAGATTTAGGTGGCGAGATCTTAGGGAAGACCAATACCCATGAGTTCGCCATTGGTGCTACCAATACCTCATCAGTGGCCGGTCCCGCGAGAAACCCCAGGGATCCCGAGAGAATAAGCGGGGGATCCAGCGGAGGTTCTGCTGTGGCAGTAGCACTCAAAATGACGGACATCGGTGTAGGTTCAGACACAGGGGGGTCCGTCAGGATTCCTGCGTCCCTTTGTGGAGTGATAGGCTTTAAACCCACTTACGGAATAATTCCCACTCAAGGCGTAATCCCATTTAGTTGGTCCTTGGATACCTTGGGCTTTCTCACTAGAGACGTGGAGACCATGTGGAACACTCTTAACTGGGTAATACCACAAGAAAATAAGAAGGTATTACTATCGACCTCCAAAACAGAGATACGGGTAGGTTTATTTTTATTTGACGAGAGTCAAATCTCAAGACTAATGTTGGAGAAGGTGAGGGAGTTCTTTCCCAACTTTAAGGAATTACATCTCCCTCTCATGGAGAGACTTGGATCGGAAGTCAGGAGGACAATAGCCTCTTCAGAGGGATCGTCCTATCACCTGTCTAACTTGAATAGCAGAGCAGAGTTATACTTTCCAGATGTTCGGGAATCCCTGGAGTCTGGACTAAGGGTGAGGGCAGTGGATTACATTAACGCACTGAGGGTGAGAAGATTAATCCTGGAAGAGTATGTAAAAGCCTTTGAAGAGGTCGATGTAGTGGTCTCGCCCACAACCAAAATAACTGCGCCCAAGATCTCGGAGGTAGTGGGTAGGGAGAAGGAGTATAGGTCTAAACTTGTTGCCAATACTGAGCTTTTTAACCTAGTCGGAGCCCCCTCTTTGAGCGTCCCATTCATGGAAGTAGAAGGTCTTCCCGTAGGGCTCATGTTGAGCGGGATGCCCTTTGCTGACGGTACCGTCCTAGATTTAGCAAGATACATTCTATCATCCAATTGA